In the Lysinibacillus sp. PLM2 genome, one interval contains:
- a CDS encoding HAD family hydrolase: MKAIIFDFDGTLADSGECGLLATQKAFKESNLPIPTKKEVDYYMGIPIEQSFHEMTNHTLDDDQFTKLLQLFRQAYKTFEEQTITAFPHIDEVISTLRKQGLLLFVVSSKKTDVLYRNLQKLQLEHFFTDWIGSDQVEHYKPHPDGILKIVERYSLKVTECTMVGDAIFDIQMGKAAGCKTVAVNWGSHSKEQLLKEEPSFFAHEVKGLYHLTNLISVGI, from the coding sequence ATGAAAGCAATCATTTTTGATTTTGATGGAACACTGGCCGATTCTGGTGAATGTGGATTATTGGCTACACAGAAGGCATTTAAAGAAAGTAATTTGCCCATTCCGACCAAAAAAGAGGTCGATTATTATATGGGTATTCCCATTGAACAGTCATTTCACGAAATGACAAATCATACTTTGGACGATGATCAATTTACGAAGCTATTACAACTTTTTCGACAAGCTTATAAAACATTTGAGGAACAAACCATTACCGCTTTTCCACATATAGATGAAGTAATAAGCACATTGCGTAAGCAAGGCTTATTACTATTTGTAGTTTCAAGTAAAAAGACAGATGTATTATATCGAAACTTACAAAAGCTACAATTAGAACACTTTTTTACAGACTGGATTGGTTCCGATCAAGTAGAGCATTATAAACCACATCCAGATGGTATATTAAAAATTGTAGAGCGATATTCTTTAAAAGTAACAGAATGTACAATGGTTGGTGATGCGATTTTCGATATACAAATGGGGAAAGCTGCTGGCTGTAAAACTGTAGCGGTGAATTGGGGAAGCCATTCAAAGGAACAATTGCTAAAAGAAGAACCAAGCTTTTTCGCTCATGAAGTAAAGGGTTTATACCATTTAACAAATTTAATATCAGTTGGAATCTAA
- the yfkO gene encoding putative NAD(P)H nitroreductase YfkO → MSNHNAKKQEILAAFNFRHATKVFDPTKKISDEDFTFILETGRLSPSSVGYEPWKFLVVQNKEFREKLREVSWGAQGQLPTASHFVVILARKDVRYDSEYVQQLQKQVKHMPDELMETLKPRYRSFQEEDQRLFENDRALFDWASKQTYIALGNMMTAAAQIGIDSCPIEGFSYDKVNEILEKEGLLEDGKLAVSAMVAFGYRQEEPARPKTRRVMEDVVQWIN, encoded by the coding sequence ATGAGCAATCACAACGCAAAAAAACAAGAAATCCTCGCTGCATTCAATTTCCGTCATGCAACAAAGGTATTTGACCCAACAAAGAAAATTTCCGATGAGGATTTTACATTCATTTTAGAAACAGGCCGTTTGTCCCCAAGTTCTGTTGGATACGAACCGTGGAAATTCCTTGTTGTACAAAATAAGGAGTTTCGTGAAAAGCTTAGAGAAGTTTCATGGGGTGCCCAAGGACAGTTACCAACTGCAAGCCATTTTGTTGTTATTTTGGCACGGAAAGATGTAAGGTATGACTCTGAATATGTACAGCAGTTGCAAAAACAAGTTAAGCATATGCCAGATGAATTGATGGAAACATTGAAGCCTAGATACAGAAGCTTTCAAGAGGAAGATCAGCGTCTTTTTGAAAACGACCGGGCATTGTTTGACTGGGCGAGCAAGCAAACATATATCGCGCTTGGTAATATGATGACAGCTGCTGCGCAAATCGGTATTGACTCTTGTCCGATTGAAGGCTTTAGCTACGACAAAGTAAATGAAATCTTAGAGAAAGAAGGACTTCTTGAAGATGGCAAGCTTGCGGTATCTGCCATGGTTGCCTTTGGCTATCGTCAAGAGGAACCGGCGCGTCCGAAAACGAGACGAGTTATGGAAGATGTTGTACAGTGGATTAACTAA
- a CDS encoding oxidoreductase, with amino-acid sequence MNFITLNNGLKMPQLGFGVWQVADDQAAQAVSTAIEVGYRSIDTAMIYKNEKGVGKAIAESSVPRNELFITTKVWNSDQGFENTLRAFDESLERLGLDYVDLYLIHWPTPQFDQYIETYKALEKLYHDGRVKAIGVCNFEIEHLERLLKECEVVPVLNQIECHPYLAQNELKEFCSKHNIFVEAWSPLDQGGEVLQDEVIQKIAKSHSKTPAQVVLRWHLQNNTIVIPKSVTPSRIEENFNVFDFELSSNEMNEINKLNINRRKGAHPNDMNVR; translated from the coding sequence ATGAATTTTATTACGTTAAATAATGGTTTAAAGATGCCACAGCTTGGATTTGGTGTATGGCAGGTTGCAGATGATCAGGCAGCTCAAGCAGTTTCTACTGCTATTGAAGTAGGCTACAGATCTATTGATACGGCCATGATCTATAAAAATGAAAAGGGCGTGGGGAAGGCGATTGCTGAATCTTCTGTTCCTCGTAATGAGTTATTTATTACAACAAAAGTTTGGAATAGTGACCAAGGCTTTGAAAATACGTTACGTGCATTTGACGAGAGCTTGGAAAGATTAGGCCTGGATTATGTTGATTTATATCTGATTCACTGGCCTACTCCGCAATTTGACCAGTATATCGAAACTTATAAAGCGTTAGAAAAGCTTTATCATGATGGTCGGGTAAAAGCAATTGGGGTATGTAACTTTGAAATTGAACACTTAGAGCGACTTTTAAAAGAGTGTGAAGTAGTACCAGTATTGAATCAGATTGAGTGTCATCCATACCTTGCGCAAAACGAGTTAAAAGAGTTTTGTTCAAAACATAATATCTTTGTAGAAGCATGGAGTCCTCTTGACCAAGGAGGAGAGGTGTTGCAAGACGAAGTGATTCAAAAAATTGCTAAGTCACACAGCAAAACACCAGCTCAAGTTGTGTTGCGCTGGCATTTACAAAATAACACAATCGTCATCCCTAAATCTGTAACACCATCAAGAATTGAAGAAAACTTTAATGTATTTGATTTCGAATTATCTTCAAATGAAATGAACGAAATCAATAAACTGAATATTAATCGACGTAAAGGTGCACATCCGAACGATATGAATGTTCGATAA
- a CDS encoding oxidoreductase codes for MRNPHLTNPRTKFYTEKFPDQEQNTPALQSKMVPKPDCGEDSYKGYNRLEGRNALITGGDSGIGRAAAIAYAREGANVAIQFFPGEEEDANEVKELIEKAGRKALLLPYDLREDGTATEIVIKTVEAFGGLDTLVLNAAQQIAQPTLSDLTIKQVHDTFKVNIISMFETVKAAEEHLEPGSAIITTTSVQSFNPSTSLMDYAATKGAISNFTINLSSYFASKGVRVNGVAPGPIWTPLQLDNGQLEGQIPEFGQDTPLGRAGQPVELAPVYVLLASDEGGYITGQIYGITGGETIN; via the coding sequence ATGAGAAACCCACATCTAACCAATCCACGCACGAAGTTTTATACAGAAAAATTCCCGGATCAAGAGCAGAACACGCCAGCGCTACAGAGTAAAATGGTTCCTAAACCTGACTGTGGAGAAGATTCATATAAAGGATACAATCGTCTGGAAGGGCGCAATGCCTTGATTACAGGTGGTGATTCCGGAATTGGCCGTGCTGCCGCCATCGCCTATGCACGTGAAGGTGCAAATGTGGCGATCCAATTCTTCCCTGGTGAAGAAGAAGATGCGAACGAAGTCAAAGAATTAATCGAAAAAGCAGGCAGAAAAGCATTACTTCTACCGTATGACTTGCGGGAAGATGGGACAGCGACAGAGATTGTTATTAAAACTGTGGAAGCGTTTGGCGGATTGGACACGCTAGTATTAAATGCTGCGCAACAAATTGCACAGCCAACTCTAAGTGATTTAACAATCAAACAAGTGCATGATACGTTCAAAGTAAACATCATCAGCATGTTTGAGACCGTTAAAGCTGCCGAAGAGCATTTGGAACCAGGAAGTGCAATTATTACGACCACTTCGGTTCAATCTTTCAATCCGTCTACATCTTTAATGGATTATGCAGCTACAAAAGGTGCGATAAGCAACTTTACGATAAACCTTTCCTCGTACTTTGCTTCTAAGGGGGTGCGTGTCAATGGGGTTGCACCAGGGCCCATTTGGACACCCTTGCAGTTGGATAATGGACAATTAGAAGGACAAATCCCTGAGTTTGGCCAAGACACTCCTCTTGGCCGTGCGGGACAGCCGGTAGAGCTTGCGCCGGTGTATGTTCTCCTAGCCTCCGATGAAGGAGGTTATATCACAGGTCAAATTTATGGGATAACAGGTGGCGAGACGATTAACTAG
- a CDS encoding membrane protein yields MIQILIGITSLIFLIIGMLHFFWAFGGSWGVNSVLPTEDDSKLPVLRPSKVGTLFIGLLCFFASVLLLVHIDLIVVIKSSPLSKWLCVAGGIIFFLRAIGEGKYVGFFKKIKHTRFAKADTAIYSPLCVWISLIFFLASFL; encoded by the coding sequence TTGATACAGATTTTAATAGGAATTACGTCTTTAATATTTTTAATTATTGGTATGTTACATTTTTTTTGGGCATTTGGTGGAAGTTGGGGAGTAAATTCGGTTCTACCAACTGAAGATGATAGTAAATTACCAGTTTTACGACCAAGTAAAGTTGGTACACTTTTTATCGGGTTACTTTGCTTTTTTGCATCTGTCCTTCTATTGGTTCATATAGATTTGATTGTAGTCATCAAATCCTCCCCTCTTTCCAAATGGCTTTGTGTAGCTGGAGGAATTATTTTCTTCTTACGTGCCATTGGTGAAGGTAAATACGTAGGGTTTTTCAAGAAAATCAAACATACTAGATTTGCAAAAGCAGATACCGCCATCTATTCACCTCTTTGTGTATGGATTAGTCTTATTTTTTTTCTAGCTTCATTTCTATGA
- the helD gene encoding helicase IV — protein MTNGNQERKYEDERIRNVLSEIDKKIVKLNDDAGGLRRDVIHLKKTFWDDVKINLENPEDAGETLSSIRQQAEILSERERTHWQLDKQRKTLSRLKDSPYFARIDFLENGNKTTNNVYLGVASLMDENEETYLIYDWRAPISSIYYDYTPGPAQYETVEGIIQGEMRLKRQFVTKDGQIKTMFDTGVTIGDQLLKEVLGNNASTNLKSIVATIQKEQNEIIRNVKSKYLIVQGAAGSGKTSVALQRVAYLLYHYQNDITAESIMLFSPNALFNRYIASVLPDLGEDNMQQFTFQEYVEKRIGKQFELEHPFMQMEYMLTCQEHKMYAARQKGIKYKASIEFKTLIDSYVDILSSEDLIFLNISFRGERIIEAKEIKNFFYSLDTSISIPNRMQLVKEWLLKELTKKEKLERTKDWVIEESDLLDLEEYTKVYSELLKEGRFSENTFDDFEQEQKKLAQKIVKKHFKPIRIAIKKLKFINVAAIYYQLFKQKDNIHRQLKETLPEDWEEICSYTLKKLQRKELTYEDAAPYLYLQDKLEGKRINTRIRHLLVDEAQDYSPFQFFVLKQLFPYCQMTILGDFNQAIYAHTLNAPTLLSDELYVEENFDKVVLTKSYRSTRQIVEFSKRIIEDGETIEAFNRNGLKPTFTKVEDFDVLQYLIIQKIRQLQSANHETIAVICKTGKECKEAYEQLSKQMDLRLIEQDTNSYQKGTLILPAYLAKGIEFDAVIIYDASDIKYGREFERNLFYTACTRALHELHLFSFGKMSRFMRKVPENLYEITM, from the coding sequence GCAGGCGGAGATATTGTCTGAGAGAGAAAGAACGCATTGGCAACTAGATAAGCAGAGAAAGACCTTATCTCGATTAAAAGATTCCCCATATTTCGCCCGAATTGATTTTCTTGAAAATGGAAATAAGACAACAAATAATGTGTATCTCGGTGTTGCAAGTTTAATGGATGAAAATGAGGAAACATATCTTATTTATGATTGGAGAGCCCCTATTTCCAGTATTTATTATGATTACACTCCAGGACCAGCCCAGTACGAAACAGTAGAAGGAATAATTCAAGGAGAAATGAGGTTAAAGCGTCAGTTTGTCACGAAAGACGGGCAAATCAAAACGATGTTTGATACGGGTGTAACAATTGGAGATCAACTTTTGAAAGAAGTACTTGGCAATAACGCGAGTACCAATCTAAAAAGCATTGTTGCTACCATTCAGAAAGAGCAAAATGAGATTATTCGTAACGTGAAAAGTAAGTATTTAATTGTACAAGGGGCTGCTGGAAGTGGAAAAACCTCTGTAGCCCTTCAAAGAGTTGCATATTTGCTGTATCACTATCAAAATGACATTACAGCTGAAAGTATTATGCTTTTTTCACCTAATGCTTTATTTAATCGATATATTGCTTCTGTTCTTCCTGATTTAGGAGAAGACAATATGCAGCAGTTCACATTCCAAGAATATGTAGAGAAACGTATTGGAAAACAATTTGAACTTGAACATCCGTTTATGCAAATGGAATATATGCTTACATGTCAGGAACATAAAATGTATGCTGCTAGACAAAAAGGAATTAAATATAAAGCAAGCATAGAGTTTAAAACTTTAATCGATTCCTATGTTGATATACTTTCGAGTGAAGACCTTATCTTTCTAAATATTTCTTTTCGGGGAGAAAGGATAATTGAAGCTAAAGAAATTAAAAACTTTTTTTATTCACTGGATACATCCATCTCTATTCCAAATCGAATGCAATTAGTAAAGGAATGGCTCCTAAAAGAGTTAACTAAGAAAGAAAAATTGGAAAGAACGAAAGATTGGGTAATAGAAGAAAGTGACTTGTTAGATCTTGAAGAGTATACAAAAGTTTATAGCGAGCTACTGAAGGAAGGAAGATTTTCTGAGAATACGTTTGATGATTTTGAACAAGAGCAAAAGAAATTAGCTCAAAAGATTGTTAAAAAACACTTTAAACCAATACGAATTGCTATAAAGAAATTAAAATTTATTAATGTAGCAGCGATCTACTACCAACTATTTAAACAGAAGGATAATATACATCGACAGCTTAAAGAAACATTACCCGAAGATTGGGAAGAAATTTGTTCATATACATTAAAAAAGCTTCAGAGAAAAGAACTGACGTATGAGGATGCAGCCCCTTATTTGTATCTACAAGATAAACTTGAGGGAAAAAGAATAAACACAAGAATCCGCCATTTATTGGTTGATGAAGCACAGGATTATTCACCATTTCAGTTTTTTGTTCTGAAGCAGCTTTTTCCGTATTGTCAAATGACGATTCTAGGTGATTTTAATCAGGCAATTTACGCCCATACTTTAAATGCGCCGACTTTACTATCAGACGAATTATATGTAGAAGAAAACTTTGATAAAGTGGTATTAACGAAAAGCTACCGTTCAACTCGTCAAATTGTTGAATTTTCAAAAAGAATTATAGAAGACGGCGAAACTATTGAAGCTTTTAACAGAAACGGTCTGAAACCTACTTTTACGAAGGTAGAAGATTTTGACGTCCTTCAGTACCTAATAATACAGAAGATTCGACAACTACAATCAGCAAATCATGAAACAATTGCAGTGATATGTAAAACGGGTAAAGAATGTAAGGAAGCCTATGAGCAATTAAGTAAGCAAATGGATCTCAGACTAATTGAACAAGATACGAATTCCTACCAAAAAGGGACCTTAATTCTCCCTGCTTATTTAGCAAAGGGAATCGAATTTGATGCCGTAATCATATATGATGCCTCTGATATAAAATATGGAAGAGAATTTGAAAGGAACCTTTTTTATACTGCTTGTACAAGGGCTTTGCACGAGCTTCATCTTTTCTCCTTTGGGAAAATGAGTCGATTTATGAGAAAAGTTCCTGAAAATTTGTATGAGATTACAATGTAA